The nucleotide sequence taGGGAAAACAACTTGTCCAAGTCACACAGTACAGGCGGCAAAGCTGGAACTCTAACTTAAACCTACCTGACTCTAaacccatctctctttttttttctttttaagattttattttaagtaatctctacacctaatgtggggctcgaaccctgagttaagagttgcatgctctaccgactgagccagccaagtgctccTAAACCCATCTGTTACAGCACTGTGTCCCACAGTTTTCCCATTTAGATGGGGTGTGCATGTGAAGCTGTGAGTGTAGCACTCCATGTTGCATAGGCTCCATAAATTAGCACAGCTGAGGAGACAAGACTAACAGGTCACCTAAAACAGAGCAAGACGAGAAGGCCTGGAATCAAATTTGAAGAAGAGAAGTAGCAAAGACAGCacataaaaggagaaaggagCAGAGTGGCATGGAGACTGTACTCCTGGCCGCAAGAGCTGCAGGAGCAAAGTTGTGGAGATGGGAAAGAGGCTGCACACTTAGGGTCCAGAGAGCCACTTAAACAGAAAGATCAAGGTCAGAAAGAGCCATAATGCATccttgagcaggggaaggcaagATGATGTGGTGGGTCATGTTGATCACCAACTACCACCAGCATTATTATCTTCATCAATCTTTGttaagcatctactgtgtgcTAAGCATTAACCTAAACATTCTTCGTGTATTATTTCATGTAACATTTCAACACCTTTGGCAGGTCTTCTTATTATCCctattatacagatgagaaactgaggtccagggaggTGAAGTACCTGACCCATGATCACTTAACTACCAAGTGGTCAAGCTAGGACTTAAACATAAGTGTATCTGACTCCATGGCCCGTGATTCTAATGACCTGGGAGGTCCTCTGACATCTTTGGGATAAAGGGGCTGGAACTAAACAGGGTCAGGTGGGCCGGATGGGCTCCAGCACCCACCTACCCCAGACAGAGCTGGCACCCACCCTCATTCTCCAGCTTCCTCTTCTCCAGCTCCGCCTCTATCTGGTCCAGCACCATGGCCAGCTCCCCGAGGATCTTCTTCAAGTAGCTCACATCATCGTGCTCCAGGATCTTGGCCTGGGGACAGGACAGGCAGGAGCCAGAGGAGTTGAGTTGGCTTCCATTGAGCCTGGGTGACCAGGGATTGAAGGAGCTTGACCCAGACGCTCTTTGGCAAACCCAGCCTCCAAACATCCCCTTCAGTGTAGAGGGTGCCCCATGGTTACGAAGCACCCGCATCTGGTGCTCAGTGCCCCTTGAGCTCAGCTGTCCTGGCCAGACCTCTTTCACAGGGCTGACACTCTCATATACCAAGTGCTGTAAGGGTTCATTGATAGGAGCTCATTGCTGCCCCTTCTCCTGAGAATTACTCTCAGCCAAAGAAAAGCTGCCTGGAGATACAGGCCCCTCAAGCCCCCGCCAGGCAATATGTAACCACTGACTGACGGATACAGTATAAAAGGCTTGCCCCTTGCCTTGGGGTGGATCAACTTTGTGGTGTCACTCATGCTGCAGAGTGACAGCCCCTCCCTCTTTCGTATCCCTCCCACCCTTACAGGGTTCTCCTCAGAACGCTCCCTCAATGTCACTCTTATCCAAGAACCTCCGTCCAATGCTCTGCTCTTAGGGACACAACCTAAGACATGAGGAGACCAAGGCTCCAGGGAGacagtggcttgcccaaggttaaGTAGCCAGTAAATGACAagaggagacagaattggaaaaaCAAGCCagtgttgttttcatttcatgtCATCAGCTGATCCTCTACTTTGAACCAGCCTCGCGCCTTTGTTCTTTTCCATGGGAAAGATAGTGGGGAGTGGAACTGAGCAGGTCTGGAAGCACTCACCATGAGCTTCTTCTGTTTGGAAAGGTAGGGCTCAGAGAGCTGGGGCTCCTCTTCATGGTCCAATTTCATGAGGTCTGTGGTGGCATTGGCTAAATGTCCTGGGGAGAGAATAAGGAAGGTCCCATCTTTCTGATAGCCAGTGCCACCCCCAGCCCTTCTTCCACAAGCTTGTGAGTAGGTTCCATTCAAACGTTGGTCTGAAAAGTAACAATATGGACAGCCAACACTTGGTAGGCACAACAGGCTGGAACACGGGGATGGATGAGATGCCATCCTGCCCTAGGCTCAggctagtgggagagacagacacacaaagaaatcTCTAGGATACAGCACCATCAATCTGCAATGAAGGGTGAACAGAATGCTGTGGGATAGAGGGCCACCTGCCTGGGGCACAAGGCATCAAGAAACCCCACTGAGGAGGGGACTACTTGGGAATGAGTGGGAGCTTGCCAGAAATAGATAGGCTATAAACCTGGACAGACTCATGCTTCAGTGCATGCCACCCCCTACTCTTTCTTGTGGTTAAGGAAATGGGTTCGGAGAGGCTAAATATCCCACACTAGTAAATGATAAGCAGGATAAGATCCTAGGGTCTGTTCTGTGATTGGGGTGGGGTTTCTCCAGAATTCTTGGCCAGTGAGTCTGGGGTGTGGTGAGTCAGGTGGACAGTGGTGCCCCAGTCCTGCCTGGTCCTTTCCCTTGGGCTCCAACTCCACTTAGCCATCTCTTAGGCTCCTTGAACCTCACCCAACAGACCTCACCATCTTCCCTGCTCCCCCTGCTCCTCGCCTGCATTCTCCCCTAActgcagcacccctcccccacaccaagTTAAGCCAGATGCCTGGGGGTTGCCTTCAattcctccttcacctcctccctGAACAAAATCAGTCCCACATCCTATTGATTCCTCCTTCTTATTCTTTCCCATACTTAACATCTCCTTTTCAACCCTCTGACTCCCTTAGTTCAGACTGGATGATTCTGACCTGGCCCCAGGCACTGGCATTCTCTCCACTCTGTGTCCTTCTTCCCACTCACACTGAAGAGGTCTTCCTCAAATACACACTTGTCCATGCCATTCCCTGCTTAAAACCCACTCTGGCTCCTCACTGACCTCGGATAACCGCCGAACTCTTCATCGTGCCTTAAAAGACCAGCAGgatccctctcctctcttctcaccAACTCCACCTTTCACTGAGGAAACATTTCATCCACCCAAATGCTTGGCCTGAATGTGCCAGACCATTCCAAACCTCAGGGCCTCTGCTCACACTACTTCTACCTTCTGGAATAGCTTTCTCCTGTATTCCTGAAAATCCCCTTCTAGATCCAGCACAAGATCACCTCCTCCAAAAATCCCATCCTGATCCTTTGAGAGGTCTGACCATCCAATGCCTTTGTCCTTCAGTGCCCATGGTGCAGATTTCTgccaaaaaatgcaaatatagtaATCAGAGATGCCATTGCACCAATCCGTTCACATTCCAATCTGTGCGAAAAGTGCCCCCTGGTCTTGCACAGTTCACACCCTGTAATGCTATCCACAGAGATTCTGATGTACTTCTCTCTGAATGTATGTCTCCCACTAGAATTTGAGTTTCTGGATACCAGTGGCTATGTCAGATTCACCTGTTTCCTTAAAACACAGTACAGGCCTGGCACAGAACAAGAGCTTAGtgagtgttgaatgaatgaatgaatgaatgaatgaatagaatagaatgaataaaatgagtgagtgaatgagtgactgCAGGTATTCAGCTACTGCCCTCTGACGTCTTACCATCTACCACCCTATCTCCTGGCCTGCTAGAAAAACCAGTAAATACGCTCCCAGACCTTCCAGCTTTGGGGCTATATTAAATCTCATTGATATTTTATGAACGTGAAGGTCAAGTATAGCATTTTATCTCTTGCCAGTCATCCAGGGGTGTACACGTGGCTCTCTTTAGACTCTAGAAGGGCAACCCAAGCCAAGGAAAGACCTTGGACTGATTGGAGGGGTCACTGCAGGATGACTACTACATTCTGTTTgatccctctcctctcccagctgGGCTGGGGCCCTGAGTTCTTGTCTCTTCTCAAAGGAAGGAGCAGGGTAGGCCTTCTCTGGACCCCTCACTGCCTTCTAGGCTCCTTTAAATGACTCAGGGTGGAATGAGGAAGTGCCTCCAGCCCCCAGAAGCATTTAGGGACTGCCTCCATCCAGTCCTGGCCACCGTCATTGCTCACCTAGATGACAGTCAGGACCTCCTAACTCAGTGAGGGAACTTTGTAAAATGCACATCAGATCATGTCACTGTCCATCCCTGTCTCTCCACTGCTCTTTGGGCAAAATTCCAAATCTGTCAGGCCTACTCCCCAGACTCACAGCATGGCCACTCATACCTGCCTCGGACTACACTTCATCCACATTGAACTTCCTTCAGTTCCCTGAACACACTacaccctctcttccccctcaatGAAAgggttctccctcccctcctaccTCCTGGTCATCCTTGGATGTTGCTGCATTTCAGAAGCCCTCCAGGCCCCCAGAGGCTGGAATGGGCATCTTCCCATAGCCTCCATGCTTCCTTTACCATAACACTGATTGGTtttggttaaaaaatttttaaccaatTAGTTTTTGAACAGGTTATACATGTATACTTGTTTAAAACTTcaaatattaggggcgcctgggtggctcagtcggttgagcatccgacttcggctcagttcatgatcttgtggtttgagtctgagccctgcgtcgggctctgtgctgacagctcagagcctggagcctgctttggattctgtgtctccctctctctctacccctccctcactcattctctctctctctccctctctgtcaaaaataaataaacattaaaaaaatttaaaaattcaaatattaaagaaTGTGCAGTGAAAAGTAAATCTCTCCCCCCTCAGTCTGTGGTCTCTTAGTTCTGCTTCCTGAAAGCAAACCCTATTGTCAGCTTCTCGTGTATCTTTGTGTTTGCAAGCACCTGGGTATCCATTTAACACCCTTTTAAATATAGTAATGATAGCACACTAGATGCATTTGTTTTGCCTTCCTTTATTCTTACTTCCTAACATATCTTAGGGAGCATCCcttatactcatttttttaaacagctgtaCAGTATTCTATTGTGGGAATACTAGTATATTTTGCCCAGTTCCCAACTCATGCACTGCTGAGTTATTTCCAACTTCTTGCTATTACCACCTATGCTGCAATGGTGATTCTTGGTGCACACGTCCAATTGTAACTGCAGGATAATCTCCACGGTGTGGGCCTTTTTGTGTTTGATATAGGGTGCCAGACTGTCCTCCTGAGAAGTTGTTCAAATGTGTTTAGTCCCACACTGCAATTACCTGGCCACTTGTCTTTCTGCTTATCTGTGATGGAACTGTGACCCTGGGAGGGTAGAAGCTGTGACTGTCCCCATCGGTCCCCAGACCCCTGCCCAGCGCCTGGGTCGTAGGAGACCTCATAAGTGTTGACTGAATGGAGACAAGATGATATTGATAGATTCCAGGTCTTATTCAAGGGTACTCTAAAGGGACAAGATCAAGTTCCACaacctgccccttcccactttaAACAACAGCTCACGCCTTTGAGAGGAAGTGACCATTAACTAAGTACCTAGTATCTACTTAGAATCATCACACTTCATCTGTCTATAGGATCCCATGGTGTCTTCACAGGGCCTGGACCAAAGTCTGTAAATAACTGTTGATGGATAATCTGATTTAATCTAACCCCCATTGACCAGGTGctagaaacaaaaagatgaaccAGGCTATGGGCATGTCCAGACTAGCAGCTAGGACAGGACGTGGGTGATGCTTCAATCAGAAACAAGAGACCTCACAGGGGACTTGCATATCTGGGCAGCCTTCCTTGGTGACACCAACCCTGAAGTCGCTCATTGCCCTGGATCACCAGCTCTAGTCCTGACCTCCTTGGGCCCTGACCCCAGGTGTCTGGGGCTGGGACTCCTCCAGTACAAATGTGCTCCAGCTCTCCACGGACAAGACAAGCCTCTGGGAGGGCAGACAGCCCACAGCCTCTGTACAGGATGGCAGGacaagaggaggggcaggagagaggaatgagacggccagggagggagagacgTTTTGGTTTGAAAGTGGGTAAATGAGATGGACAGCCAGGGAGAGTGGTGGAGAGAAGGcaagcaggagggaggaagggagagagacagaggatggagCACGAGACACCCAGAGCGAGGGCCAGAGAGatgaacagagacagagagaaagggggtggagacagaggcagggacgGGAAGAGGGAGACCAGGAAGGataagaggaagagggggagttacagacacacagtggggagaagatgtggaggaggggaaggactcCCGTTGAGGGGTCACCCATGGCACTCACTGCGGATCTCAGCCGTGGCGTACTTGGGGATCATGGAGTCCGTGGTGAGCTCGGGGTGTAGGATGCAGCCGTGCGTGTAGGCGTCCATGGGCAGCGCGTCCAGTAGCTCCCGGTACTGCAGGACCCTCGCGTGCTGTGGGCTGCCCGCCTCAGGCATCAGGGCCACCACGTGCTCTGTGGGGCACAgccggggctgggctggggggcaACGGGTCCTGCCCCGGCCCCCTACCCCTCTCATTCAGACAGACCGGGCTCTGGCACCCTGTCCTTCAACCCCGGTGTGCTGGGACCCCAATCGTCGTGGCCCAGGTGCCACCCCTTTCCCCGGGCTCTTGAGATAAAGTTTCCCCCCAGTTGACAAGGGGATCCTAGTGGTCTTGCCTGCCTACCTCACCTCCCTGGAGTCCTGCCAAGCTGTCTGCTGAGGGGCTGCCCGATGGGAGTCTAGGCCCAGTGTTGGCAGgcttcaagagaagccagaaacctGGATGTTTAAAACTGAACTCTCCTTAATTCTTCATTGTTGGCAACTAATTCGTATTCTTTCTCCACAGTGCATGTCTGGGCCCTGGACCCCTCTCAGCTGTGGTTTGCAGCACCTGCTATAGGCAGTGGGCTTCTGAACCTGAAGAAggctggagggcaggagaggacaTAGGGTCCTGTGGTGTTCCAGGGTGTCTGGGCCCTGCTCACATCTGCAGtgttctggggtacctggggcCAGGTCTATGGGGTTCCTGGGGAGTCCATGGCCCTAACTATGCTTATAGGGATTCAGAGGGCTGGGCCCTGCCTGTGCCCTGGCATCCCCAGAAGACCTGAGCCCCTCCTGGTGGCTAGGATGGTCTGGGTCCAGCTCCTGCCCGGGGGCTCGGAGGGCCTATGGCCATgcttctgactccagagctcctGGGGATGGAGGTTGTAGCCCCTTTGCTCCTAGGGCCATGTCTGGGCCAGCCCTTTCCCTGGAGTCCTGGGGATAGGGTTTGTAGCATCCCAAGGATCGTGGCCATACCTGTGGCCCTGTGGTCCCTGCGGGTGGTGGGCATCTGAGCCCTGTCTGCCATCCCACTGTTCCTTTTGGGGGAGACTGGGCCTTGTCCACAGTCCCAGTGAGCTTCCTCAGGCTCCCCAAGGTTCTGTGGGGTCCCTGGGGTCTGTGGCTGAGCCCCTGTGGGTGTGGCGGCCGTACCTCCTGTGAAGGTCCGCTCCACGTAGTCGATGATCTGGTCATAGTCACTGATGATGTTGTCCCGGTGGATAATGACGGGCACCTCCTCCCCCAGGTTGAGCCGCATGAACCATGGCTCCTTGTGCTCACTCTGCGGCAGGCTCACGTCCCTCTCCTCACACGCCAGGCCCTTCTCGGCAATCACCAGCCGCACCTGCAGGCGCCAGGGTCAGAGCGGGGAAGGCGGGCGGACGCACGGGGGACACTCTGCCCAGGTGGGGTGGGGCATGTGGGAAGGGAGGTCAGAGGTCACACACAGGAGGGGGCACTGTTGCTTCCTGCTCATTCTTTGGGCAGGTGGACTCTCCCAGGGCCCTGCGCCTCTTGGTGGGAGGAACACAGCCCTATCTGGGGCCAAGGGACAGGGCTCCCTCATAGTTATGGGACTGGGTTTCACAGCTGGACATACCTGGGATAGGATTCCTGGCTCTGCTGTGTGTGTTTGGGCAGATTCCTTaaacttcctgagcctcagtttccttatttgcaaaacGGAAGTATTAATAGTACCaccccagtgtctggcacatagatgGCACTCAAGTCATGGTTTCACTATTATGACTGGACACTCAGCTTGGCCTCCAGGGGTACATCTGGCCAGGAAATTCATAGGAATTCTTATCATCAACATGATCGATAGcaatatttctcaaattatttagGAAACAAAGCAAGGTGGAAAATAATTTGCCAACATCAGCTGAGCCTTTTATTGCCCCCAGACACTTTCCCATCTGGTTGTTGTTCACAACAGCTTCCCAAAAGAGGGTAGAACAGAGGCTATCTCCCTGTTTTTCttgatgagaaaaccaaagcccagagagggcaagtaacttacccaaagtcacacagcaatttAGCAGTAGACCTGAAACCGGAAACAGTGGGTCCTGACTCCTGTGGGCACCTTCAGGGAGTCCTGGGCCTGCCCCCTCCTTAGTCTTTCCCTATGTCTCTAGGGGGTCACAGATGAATATTTGAGCTGGTAGAAGTTAATGGAGAGCCTTGAGGCTGGGGCCTGCTCCTAACCCAGCCCAACATTTCTGAGTTGGAAGATAATTAGAGATCACTTGGTCCAACTGTCCCCTGCTTGTggactgagactcagaaagatgACTTTTGTCCAAATTCCCCAGCAAAAAGATGGCAAGCGACTCTACCAAAGGCTccagggcagggggaagggagggcatcCCTGAGCCTAGCAAAAGTGGTTCTCCTTGAGCATCAGTGTCCCCACACACACTCAGTCGGTAGCTCTTGGGACTGGATGTCCACAGCCTCCCTCCCAGATGCCAGGAGTTAAGCACTCAGAAGGGTCAGCATGGTGTCATAGTCGGACCTTGGACTCGGTGCCAGACTGtcagttcaaatcccagctctggcacCTACTTGCTGGGTGACTTGGCTTTAcatctgtgtgcctcagtttcctcatctgtccaaTGAGAGTCCCACTAGCAGTTCCCGCAGAGGGCTGCCGTGAGGATTAGATACATTAGTCCCtacagaacagtgcctggcaccccaTAGGCATATTGTGTCTTAGCTACTTGCATGAGATCAGGTTCTGGAAGCAGACAGATCTAGACTTGAAGCCTGGCTCTGCTGTTtatttgctgtgtgatcttggatgaGTTACTTGACTTCTCTAATCTTAGGTTCTATGAGATGAGGAATGTAATCCACTCCTTCAAGCTTGACATGAGGTTGAGATGGGATCATATGGATAAAGTCCCAGCACGGGAGGTTAATACATGGATTCTACCATcattattacacacacacacacacacacacacacactcaccatcATGATTGGTGTCCTAGAGTACTTCATGCCCAACCCTCACAGCTAACATGAACACCTCTTTCCATGTGGGGAGGAAGAAGTAATTAGCCCCTGAACCCCCAGTGCTCATTCACAGATTCGTTTGCTCCATTAGCCAAAAGCAGGTCCTACAGATGGGGCTGGGAGGTCCtcaccctggctctgccacagcAATGCTATTATGTGACCTTAGAGTGTCACTGCCCCTTCCCGAGCCTCCTTTTAATCATGAGTAGAATGAGGGCTGGACTCCACGTTGGAGGAGCGCCTTGCTGCCAGCTGACGCTACATTCGGACCACGCAGGAGACAGTGGGAGGAATGGCTGATTCTAAGAGAGGCGGAGGAgttgtggcagagagagagcaccgGGGGTGGCATCTGTTGGGTCTGGGTGTGTGAGTGTATACATGCGTGAGCCTGAATGTGAGTACCAACTGCATgagtgtgcaagtgtgtgtgtgtgtgtgtgtgtgtgtgtgcatgtgttcatGAGTGCGGGTGTGTATGGATGAGTGTCTGAGTGAGTATTAAAGCATTGTGTGAGTGCGTGTGCATTAGTGTGGATATGAGTGTGCATATgcacgtgtgagtgtgtgtccttgtgtgtatgtgtaggtgagtgtgcatgtgtatattcTCCTGCCTGAGCCCAGGAGGAGCCCCAGAGCCATCAAGGCTGGAGTTTGGCTGGAGCGGAACTGCCCATTCCCTTCCTCCGGCCCATCCTGGCATCCTTGGCCCTGAACCATCGCGCTCTGCCCAGCCATCCAGCCTCCAGGCCAAGCTGGGACCAAGCTGAATGGATGGAAACAGAAACCAAACCAGGCCTCTGTCCTTGACAGGTCCGGACATTTGGCCTTGCATCCTGGCAGGGCACCTGCTCCCAGGGACCACTCCCAGGTCCTGCCCTGGAACTCTAGTGAGGGTGCCAGATGGGGCTAGTGCCTGGGGAGGGGACTATCTTTAGAGATGTAACAGTTTTGCTTGGAGCTGCCTCAGGGTCAGGCCGGCAGGCGGCCAAGGAGACTTTTTCCTTTAGCGGAGCTGCAGGCCAGAACCGTGTGCCATCCTgcgggggaggggagtgtgggagGAAGCCAGGTCCAGGAGAAGGGCATGCAGTCACCAAGGCCATCTGCCTCTCTGCATCCTGGAGGCTGGACCAGCCTTGGTGGTCACCACTCAGTGTGACCAGACATCAGCCACCCCTGGGCAAACCATCTTCTCCGCGGGTGCATGGAATTAGCTCACTGGTGCTTCAGAGTTGGGACTGTCCCTCCTCACCAGGCAATTGCAATGGGCTGGCTTGGAGTCTGTGCCCAACCATTTAGTTGTTGTATGACTTTGTAAAAGACACTTAAGagtctctgagcttcagtgtaTTTATCtcaaacatcctttttttttttttttaattaataaaggtGAAGGAGGGGTCCACACAGGGATCTGAGGAAaagagttccaggcagagggaacagtcaGCACAAAAGTCCTGAGGCAGGAGCGTGTCTGGCATGTTCGAAACACAAtgagga is from Panthera uncia isolate 11264 chromosome A3 unlocalized genomic scaffold, Puncia_PCG_1.0 HiC_scaffold_11, whole genome shotgun sequence and encodes:
- the GDAP1L1 gene encoding ganglioside-induced differentiation-associated protein 1-like 1 isoform X2 — translated: MATPNNLTPTNCSWWPISALESDAAKPVEAPDAPEAASPAHWPKESLVLYHWTQSFSSQKRLQVRLVIAEKGLACEERDVSLPQSEHKEPWFMRLNLGEEVPVIIHRDNIISDYDQIIDYVERTFTGEHVVALMPEAGSPQHARVLQYRELLDALPMDAYTHGCILHPELTTDSMIPKYATAEIRRHLANATTDLMKLDHEEEPQLSEPYLSKQKKLMAKILEHDDVSYLKKILGELAMVLDQIEAELEKRKLENEGQKCELWLCGCAFTLADVLLGATLHRLKFLGLSKKYWEDGSRPNLQSFFERVQRRLAFRKVLGDIHTTLLSAVIPNAFRLVKRKPPSFFGASFLMGSLGGMGYFAYWYLKKKYI
- the GDAP1L1 gene encoding ganglioside-induced differentiation-associated protein 1-like 1 isoform X1; its protein translation is MRLNLGEEVPVIIHRDNIISDYDQIIDYVERTFTGEHVVALMPEAGSPQHARVLQYRELLDALPMDAYTHGCILHPELTTDSMIPKYATAEIRRHLANATTDLMKLDHEEEPQLSEPYLSKQKKLMAKILEHDDVSYLKKILGELAMVLDQIEAELEKRKLENEGQKCELWLCGCAFTLADVLLGATLHRLKFLGLSKKYWEDGSRPNLQSFFERVQRRLAFRKVLGDIHTTLLSAVIPNAFRLVKRKPPSFFGASFLMGSLGGMGYFAYWYLKKKYI